The following are from one region of the Salmo trutta chromosome 20, fSalTru1.1, whole genome shotgun sequence genome:
- the bcs1l gene encoding mitochondrial chaperone BCS1 codes for MPLSDFVDALKDNPYFGAGFGLVGVGSAIALARKSAQFGMIFFRRNYMITLEVPSRDKSYHWLLSWITKHAKHTQHLSVETSYMQHESGRVHTQFDFHPSPGNHIIWYGRKWIRVERTREKQMVDLHTGTPWESVTFTAMGRNRDVFFNILQEARELALKQEEGRTVMYTALGSEWRPFGFPRRRRPLSSVVLEQGLADRIVDDVKEFIGNPKWYTDRGIPYRRGYLLYGPPGCGKSSFITALAGELGYSICLMSLSDRSLSDDRLNHLLSVAPQQSIILLEDVDAAFVSRELLPIESPLAYQGMGRLTFSGLLNALDGVASSEARIVFMTTNFIDRLDPALIRPGRVDLKQYVGHCTHWQLTQMFRRFYPAEPATEGDRFAESALAAHPNISAAQVQGHFMLFKMDPTGSIDNVAKMKE; via the exons ATGCCTCTATCAGACTTCGTGGATGCCTTGAAGGACAACCCTTACTTCGGGGCTGGCTTTGGACTGGTGGGGGTGGGCTCGGCCATTGCTTTGGCCAGGAAATCAGCTCAATTTGGGATGATCTTCTTCCGGAGGAACTACATGATCACCCTGGAGGTGCCCAGTCGGGACAAGAGCTACCACTGGCTGCTGAGCTGGATCACCAAGCACGCCAAGCACACGCAGCACCTGAGTGTGGAGACCTCTTACATGCAACACGAGAGTGGACGGGTACACACACAGTTTGACTTCCACCCCAGTCCTGGCAACCACATAATCTG GTATGGGAGGAAGTGGATCCGAgtggagaggaccagagagaaacaGATGGTGGATCTCCACACAGGCACTCCCTGGGAGTCAGTCACTTTCACCGCCATGGGCAGAAACAGAGACGTCTTCTTCAACATCCTGCAAGAAG CCAGGGAGTTGGCCCTGAAGCAGGAGGAGGGTCGGACGGTGATGTACACGGCCCTGGGCTCCGAGTGGAGGCCCTTTGGGTTCCCGCGGCGACGACGGCCCCTCAGCTCAGTGGTCCTGGAACAGGGCTTGGCCGATAGGATTGTAGATGATGTGAAGGAGTTCATCGGAAACCCCAAGTGGTACACAGACCGAG GGATCCCCTACAGGAGAGGTTATCTGCTGTATGGACCTCCAGGCTGTGGGAAAAGCAGCTTCAT cACTGCCCTGGCTGGAGAGCTGGGCTACAGCATCTGCCTGATGAGTCTGAGCGACCGCAGCCTGTCTGACGACCGCCTCAACCACCTGCTGAGTGTGGCGCCGCAGCAGAGTATCATCCTACTGGAGGACGTGGACGCCGCCTTCGTCAGCCGAGAGCTGCTGCCCATCGAGA GCCCTCTGGCCTACCAGGGCATGGGCAGGCTGACCTTCAGTGGCCTCCTCAACGCTTTGGATGGAGTGGCCTCGTCAGAGGCCAGAATAGTCTTCATGACCACCAACTTCATAGACAG GTTGGACCCAGCTCTGATCAGGCCGGGCCGTGTGGACTTGAAACAATATGTGGGCCACTGCACCCACTGGCAGCTCACCCAGATGTTCCGACGCTTCTACCCAGCCGAGCCGGCCACAGAGGGGGACCGCTTTGCGGAGAGCGCGCTGGCCGCCCACCCCAACATCAGTGCTGCCCAGGTGCAGGGGCACTTCATGCTGTTCAAAATGGACCCAACGGGCTCCATAGACAACGTGGCCAagatgaaggagtga